The region TACCACGGTCATTGGTATTGAGATTTTCGAGGTGCTATATGGTACAGTTACAACCCAGCAAGAGTGTCGCTGAATTTCCTCAATGACACTCTCAATGACAGTCCAGTAATCAAAGATAGTCTACACTTTACAGACGTTTGGATGAAATGTGAGTGTTGTTGAACTTGTATCAGGAGCATTCCACATAGATCACCATTTGAAAAGGGTGGAGTAGGAACGTATACAGCGGGGAGGGTTCACCCTACTATCCAAGTCTGCATGGGAGCACATCATCACCAGCAGGTAGAAAAGTGTAATTCCTCACTCGCTCCGAGTCACAATATAATTTGATAAACATTAAAACCAGATGAAGTCATTTCCAATGATCATCGATGCAAACTGCCTATGTATCGTAGAGGGCATAGGATGTGTAGTAACAATTTTGATTttgcgaccccccccccaaaaaaaaaaaaaaacccgggtCAAAGAGGAAAGATCCGGGGGAAAGATAAACGTGAAAGAAAACGggtgaaatgtcattttctgaatattaatcAATCCATATCAAAAATTTGGTTTCCATTCCAAAGTTCAAGTCATAATGTTCGCTCGTTTAAAGgctttcttgcaaatttgtttggATTTTCTACCTCTCCCTTACGCCACTATCCCGGGCCACTATGACCCCCACAATTTGTAGGTAGGCCGGTAACGTATacgaagatttttttctttgattcgtCTTTGAATTCCACGTCATATTTTTCGGTGAAATATGGATTTGCTATATGAGAAAAAGAAACTCTGGTCCAAGACAGTTCAGTGAGTCAGTTATCTGAGGATTTCCTTGCAAGTTGTGACCTATTTAGAACTACTGGGCACTCACATCAATATGTCAACAGCCAGTTATATGTCAACAGTGTTCTACGTCATCATAGCCGACAAAATGAACACCAATTCAAGAACATTCCCGAGCACCCGGGAAGTGGGCAGGCAGCGCAAACAACAACACGAGCATTATGCAGCACACACGGACGACACGCATCGAACAAGCTGCAGCTATATTCAGCAAGCTGATACGATACGGCGATCGTGATTTCGTATTCATAGTGTTTTTGTCGGGTGCAGTTGTACGGTGGCTTCAATACACAACTGTACAGCTTGTGTTATCGTGATTATGCTGTATACTTTACTTGTGACCTGATTTATGACTGTGTGCTTCGTAATACACACCAGcactttatttgatttttggagCATGTAACATTCGAAATGTCGACGGAGTCTCCCCCCGCATCGCCGAGGAAAGCCCGCAAATCGCTAGCTGAGAAGGGGCAGCATTTGGAGCCCATTAACGTGTCCAAAACAGTGAGTAGTAATTGCAACCTTCCTGGTGAATGTCGGCAAACTGGTTCTTATACTGCCAATACGAGTGATAACTTTGACTCAGAGCAACGCGATATTACAAATGCAGCTGCAGAACGAACTTGCAATAACATTCAGAATCCCTCGAATTCTGAGGGTACTTTGTATTCAGATACAGTAGATTCTCATTGTGATGAAAATGTAGAACGAGAAGAGATATTAAAGCAGGAAACTGCGTCTGCCCCACATCATGCACATGGCAATTTTAAACTTGGTGCCGACAGCGTTGATCTTGATGATACAGCTTTTAAATCTTTCAATGTAAATGTTACCCCAGATGGATTTTTATCGCCGACGTCACCGACTTCGCCCACCAGTCCAGACCCCGATGGAATACGATCACCACGGAAGTCGTCAATGCGTGACCCCAATCGACCTCGAACACCGCCGGGGACACCCTCCCGGAAGTCAGTTCGCTTTGCTGACCACCTAGGGTTGGACTTGGAGACTGTCAAAACCATATTGAGAACGGAATCACCACCTGACTTGCACGTACATGTTGACGAGGAGAAACAGACGATAAGTGCCAAGGTTCTGTCGTTGTGCTTCCAACAACCTGGTGGACAACCAGACTTCTTATCGCGGCTCAACTCCTTAAATGTCTGCCTCGAGAACGTAGTAGTCCATGAATTTACACTCATAGGCACCATCAAGGTCAGAAACCTGGGTTTCGAGAAGGAAGTCAGGATTCGACAATCGTCAGACAACTGGAGTTCTTATGTTGACACCATGGCAATGTACGTCCAGGGTTCTTGTAATGGACCTACAGATCGGTTCTCTTTTGGCCTGTCAGGACCTCGGAGTATGGCACCAGGAGCAATACTCACTTTTGCCATCTATTACAAGGTAGGGGGACAAATTTTTTGGGATAACAATGGCGGGCAGAACTACTCTCTTGTGTGTGAAGAGGTTAAAAAACTTTGACATGTTTGTTATCTTGGAGTGATAGGTCAGCTCTTTAACCAGGTGCCATGGCAACTGAGGATGCGGTTACGGAAGCTTCAAAGTGAAAAGTATCTTCCCATAATTCATGTGGTAGGATTCGCCCCGGGGAATCGCTCAAGTAGTGCAAATTGATTTTGGATCAACCGTGATTAAATAGAGATTTTATTGGTGATATATTTTGATTCGATTCAGGTATTGGAAATCAACTGGCTACTAGACATATAGAATGAAAAACTGGACGggtcgaaaaagaagaagatgaattgaagaagaaaaaaaatcctcattgCCATACGAGTATTGCTAGCAACATGACTTTTGTAAGCTTGCCATTTACAAGATAATTGTTTAGGCCATCTTGTAATGAAAGACACAATCGTTTTGGATCATATTCTAAGAGTCTTCGTAATAATAAACTAAAAACGTGCAGTGCTAATTGTCTGAATTTCAACCTTGTTTGCAATATACAGTAATATACAATAATATATAATGTTCATATATTATAGGATTAGGACGTTTATATTTACTATGCAAAGCTCAAAATACTCAACAATTGTGAGTAATATTACTGACAATATAAATGAGGGAAAATGTTCATTTACCGAGCTTTGTGCTACAATGTTGTATAGTTGAACAAATTTTTATCGTATTAAAAAATACAGTGTGATATTTGTTTTGACAGTCCATACACATTTCATTATCTGTATGACATGTAAAGTGTCTTGAGATAATCAGCAGAGTGGGTAGACCTATTTTAGCTGCACATGTATACAGTTCCACTCACATAAGTGTATAAATTCTAGGTTATGATCTGAGATCCATATGTCCATTCGATGCGATATTTACCTTGAAATTATCTCTTATCAAGTATAGGCCATTAGGACAAATGGGCGAAGGTCAAGGCCCGACTAATTTCTCACTCCATTGATAATTAAGAAATATTTTACCTgagttaaaaaagaaaaagtgagcaCTGTAAACGACGTGTTTACACTCGGGTTATACAAAGTATAACCAGAGTGGTGGCCTGCTAACTTCCTTTGTGACTCTTTGCTTTTCTGGGTTTTATCAGATTCAAAGAGACAAAAGAACACACCGAAAGCGATGATAAAATGTTGTGATTAATCCTTTCAGCAGTGTGCATGTAATGAGGAGATAAAAGGATCTGTGCATGCCGAATctggtttatttattttttattctaggAATGTGATAGAACCTGTTTTAACGTCATAATCTTGATTAATACTCGCGAAATCGCTGGAGaaattactaatcagatattaCTTGCAGCTATGTGAGGGATTTCGTTTTTCGTCTTTCCTGAGAAGTGTGTAGCCTCCAGTACATGTTGCATGACATTGTTGGGTAGTTGTAACCAAAGATCTTATTGAAACATATTAACCTTTTACTTATCCACATTTTACGAGTCGTTCTCTTATTTGTTTTGATGTTGATATGGGTTATGTAGTACATTTTACAACTTAATCGACTGGTTAATGTAAAACATCGCATTAATAAATTATTCGAGAAACTAACATAGCCAAAAACAATGACCtgatttttaatttgaaaatgactgACTATATAATAGATTTGCCAATGGTTGATGACTGTTTCCTGAATTGTTGAGAgcttgaatgtacatgtagatatggaATAGTCCAGATGATGTCATATGACCTAAATACCTCGAAGATTATTACCAAAGATGTTCTAATGAGGATAACAATATTCTTAGCTCTCCCACCTGCAGAAGTCCTACCGCACAGCCATCTTTGTTTAAAATGTATCCTTCGTAAAATGCTGGCACTTCTCTGCTCTTGAAAGTTGAAGGGGTAATTACCCCCTTCGACCTTTCTTTTTTGAGGCGCTGTTGGTGATTAGGAATTACGATTACCATGATATAAACGTTGAAATTGATTAAAGTTCCTGAAATATTATTTTAGCCTTGTCTCTGCAAGTGGTCCAATACTGTGATACATGTGCAGTCATGTATTACAGTATTGAACCAATgtgaaatgtaaaatgaaaatatgaaatcttGAAATACCTACCTTTGGTATGTATTTTTCAAAGATTGTGTATTGACTAGATTTCTGTCATTCATTACCATACAATATTCACTTATGTTACTGTTCTGTTTTTTCACGTGTTCATATTATTGTACTTGCCTTTAATGCTTTCACTTATCCTTATAAACGtactttatttaaaaattgagaTAGTATTgtgatttgtatattttgttccaTACATTTCATATGTCTTACAACTTTTGATAGTAACATTTTTAGTTTTGTATGTAATACATAATTTATTTACTGGAATATTTGTTAAGCAAAATATTGCTGCTGTGTTCTAGTTCTTTTACTAATcgaaatgagaaaaatcaaatgattattCATCATGGGGTCAGGGGAGTAAGCTAAGTATAATTACGATCACAACACTTTCCAGACATatttgtatatgtatgtatacttCAGTTGATGCGATCGGGACATATTCTGGGTAACTTGTTTAAAACCCCTGCACTTATGCGTTCGTTTGACTACTGccatgactacatgtatatgaaagtATTTGGTTTGATTAAAAAGTAATGTTGAATGGCTAACATTGTAACAgcaatgaaatgatgaaaagcTCGGATCaggaaaaatgcaaattttcccCCACTGATCCATGAATGTGTCCACATTGTTACCTGTATCAATAGTAATGTGACtttgaataacaaaaattaaaggGTACAGTACATTACTGATATCGTTATTTTTCGTGATTGAAAATTATAGTTTATTTCAGCTCAAACAAAGTGCAATGCTTGATgtaatgatggggggggggcttcgaagtcatgtttattcatgatttCGGACGCGTGCCAAGGTCAGAGCCCAATTCTAATGGGCTACAAAATGGTGAGCGCCTAGTTTTGATTGCAAACTTTCAAGAagatgattacgatgatgatggtaatggatAGTGATTTGAATATTATTACAGACGTTTTTATTttgctattatttttatcatatgtCAACAGtactaatagtagtagaagtagtagtaatgggACTTGTAGTgttagtagtagttttagtgtATTAGTTGAAGTAGGATTTGAGATAGTAAATGGTAGCTCAATGGTATGGTATAACTACTGATATTGCtactactatcatgactattgctactactaccCACTACTACTATATCACCAGAACTATTACTagtactaccaccaccactactactactactactacatttctactactaatactactacgtACTTCTACtggtgctgctgctgctactacttctactactactacttctactgctgctgcttctaTACTTTAAATTCCCGGTATTCAGTAGTATCAttgttacaattattattattcattctgTCATTATttaccaccattatcattattacataatACATATAGAGGGTATCAATATAGAAAGACACATGAATTGTacaccaaaatatttcaaagttcagctgtatgatatcaaattatcatGAAACGTGAATAGAGACAaaccatttttatgaaataatgtgaCTAGCTTTGACGATACATATTGAGTTTTTGATTATGCAACAAGTTTACATTGCAGTGTACTGTTAATTAGCTTTGACTAGCACAAGTCATGTTTTTTGTTAAGACATAAGCATTCAAATATCTATTTAAGGAATGCATTGAATGTAGTTGTGTGATACAATTTGATGGATGAAGGGATTAATGACAACTGAAGTACTCGGcgaaatataattattttcaacagTGTGGCGCTATTTTgtgataattgaaataaaacgggaTATCAAAATCTATGATTGATTCAAAGACTATTCTGTATACGATAGTGGCAAAAATAGttgaatattgtgatttttgtgTTTATTGCATGGGTGCGTCGTGATGTAGACGTTCTTACTCTAGCCTTGGTGTAGTGGTGGTTGACTAGATATCGCGTTAAGCCGTTACGTTCAAAATCCCATCGCAGCCGATatcatcctttggcaaggcgtcaatccacacttgcctctctccacccaggtgttgaATGGGAATCCGGGAAGATGAGATAGCCTATGCCTCGGCGGcagcctagcaattgagtcttgaaaGTTATGTTGGAAAAGTTCTCATATGTTACTTATTTTATCCACTTTGCCGGTCCGCATAtttttatgtatgttttttCGTTTATGAATAGGCAAAATGGAACGTCGATaagtaaaaacaaatgactTTGTTGGGAGTGTATTAAACAGGTACATTAAGTGTACTGGATGTGTTTGTCATTATGAATTCCTTATTGAAAGCAGCGTCTGATCCCTGGCTAATAATGGCTACTGTTATGAAAGATAGGGCCCCTCGGGGTATTGGAAGTACATTATTTTCCAGCTTATTTCACTGTCTTTTTTTTCGTAAAAGCATGGATGCTCTAAAGGTTTAATCGGTTTAAAGACAAGCTTTAAATCATTGGTAAGtatttggtaaagggtcaacaATAATCGAGTAACATTGTCTAACACGGCGAGTGTAGAAGCCGTTGAAACttgtgcaaatttcattacattattattaaaaaaaaaaaacccaacatttttgttttgatcGGGCACTGGATAAGAAACCCCTCAAAAAtcatcctgtaaaacacattttttcccatatcctccacatcttaactgttattgttattttgtttttgtctcacctgcgaagcagagtgagactataggcgccgcttttccgacggcgatggcgtcaatatcaaatcttaacctgaggttaagtttttgaaatgacatcataacttagaaagtatatggacctagttcatgaaactttgccataaggttgatcaagtattactgaacatcctattagagtttcatgtcacatgatcaaggtcaaaggtcatttagggtcaataaacttagaccatgttggaggaatcaacatcaaaatcttaacctgatgttaagtttttgaaatgtcatcataacttagaaaatatatggacctagtacatgaaacttggacataaggttaatcaattatcactgaacatcctgcgtgagttttatgtcacatgaccaaggtcaaaggtcatttagggtcaatgaactttggccgaattgggggtatctgttgaattcccatcataactttgaaagttttcggatctgattcatgaaacatggacataatagtaatcaagcatcactgaacattttgtgcaagtttcaggtctcacgattaaggtcaaaggtcatttagggtcaatgaactttggccgatttggggtatctgttgaattaccatcataactttgaatatttattggtctagttcgttaaacttggacattagagtaatcaagtatcactgaacatcctgtgcgcatttcaggtcacatgaccaaggtcaaaggtcaatgaactttggccgaatcgggtgtAACtgctgaattaccatcataactttgaaaatttatggatctgattcatgaaacttgtacataagagtaatcaagtaccactgaacatcctgttcgagtttcaggtcacatgatcaaggtcaaaggtcatgtaaggccaatgaactttggccatgttgggtttttttgttaaataaccatcatatctctgtaagtttattggtctagtttataAAAAGTGGacgtaagagtaaccatgtatcactgaacatcttgtgcgatttagtcagcactgctgctatattgaactgcgtgatgcaggtgagacggccagaggcattccacttgtattgtTATAGATCATGTAAATGATGAATGCTTTTTTTCCAGGGATGCCAAACGCTTTAAGAGtaggaccgtgacccggaggagacaaagcattgggggggggggcactgtattgttgt is a window of Lytechinus variegatus isolate NC3 chromosome 2, Lvar_3.0, whole genome shotgun sequence DNA encoding:
- the LOC121407110 gene encoding glycogen-binding subunit 76A-like → MSTESPPASPRKARKSLAEKGQHLEPINVSKTVSSNCNLPGECRQTGSYTANTSDNFDSEQRDITNAAAERTCNNIQNPSNSEGTLYSDTVDSHCDENVEREEILKQETASAPHHAHGNFKLGADSVDLDDTAFKSFNVNVTPDGFLSPTSPTSPTSPDPDGIRSPRKSSMRDPNRPRTPPGTPSRKSVRFADHLGLDLETVKTILRTESPPDLHVHVDEEKQTISAKVLSLCFQQPGGQPDFLSRLNSLNVCLENVVVHEFTLIGTIKVRNLGFEKEVRIRQSSDNWSSYVDTMAMYVQGSCNGPTDRFSFGLSGPRSMAPGAILTFAIYYKVGGQIFWDNNGGQNYSLVCEEVKKL